A genomic region of Anas acuta chromosome 1, bAnaAcu1.1, whole genome shotgun sequence contains the following coding sequences:
- the SUN2 gene encoding SUN domain-containing protein 2 isoform X1, with the protein MSRRSQRLVTSRYYPGDEDAASSSSSLLGGHQTPFKETTGSRTVRRKSSSTKRLSPAPSTQTSYYSESMMSESYLGGSRGLAALGTSGLDDPLDRSIYWGGEFSTRRRRGTGDTESSKINGLLESKTYDTYASSSGYSSEDDYAGHFYSSQSGAGSGLRSAASRVGSFLWQVLTSPVRFVGWLFSCVGAAWHRLTGRAPQLARVPLSRRYPRLKKSLLLLLLLLLLAAAAYGAWYFYPYGLSTHSFPAFPWWGAGRLSSSSSPSFGERDVTALDQGLRGEQRLLARFQALEKRFEALEAEVSRWELRRGAAAAGSEPPPGDILGLLEGLLSRREAGMKEQLRGDVAGQLQGELDALRAQVQRDVDGRLERMARASQEMEARLLELNSGWQSSVREDLRGGFQQALGELEQEVAGLRRELAGLKADQEAMGKHVEGLLEQLKALRADVEAQMPAWIGRVLSQPRRDGAAALVLQREDLQEELQALENKILAKMQEERRLSAREASAGIGVALRPGGAGGVTEEQVHLIVDQALKRYSEDRVGMVDYALESAGASVINTRCSETYETKTALLSLFGIPLWYQSQSPRVILQPDVNPGNCWAFRGSQGFAVIRLSSPIRPTAVTLEHIPRALSPQGIIPSAPKDFSIYGLKEERDEEGLLLGRFTYDQDGNPIQTFLLEGDAVGTFQLVELRVLSNWGHPEYTCIYRFRVHGEPAH; encoded by the exons ATGTCGCGCCGCAGCCAGCGCCTCGTCACCTCGCGCTACTACCCGGGGGACGAGGAtgccgccagcagcagcagctccctgctgggggGCCACCAGACGCCCTTCAAGGAGACCACCGGCAG CAGGACGGTGCGGAGGAAATCGAGCAGCACCAAGCGGTTGTCCCCGGCCCCGAGCACCCAGACCTCTTACTACAGCGAGTCCATGATGAGCGAGTCCTACCtggggggcagccgggggctgGCCGCCCTGGGCACCTCCGGGCTGGACGATCCCCTGGACAGGAGCATTTATTGGG GTGGGGAGTTCTCCAcgaggaggagaagaggcacGGGGGACACGGAGTCCAGTAAGATCAACGGGCTGCTGGAGAGCAAGACCTACGACACCTACGCCTCCTCGTCCGGGTACTCCTCGGAGGACGACTACGCCG GTCACTTTTACTCCAGCCAGAGCGGCGCCGGCTCGGGGCTGAGGTCCGCAGCCTCCAGGGTGGGCTCCTTCCTCTGGCAGGTGCTGACCTCGCCGG TCCGCTTTGTAGGGTGGCTCTTCTCCTGCGTGGGTGCCGCCTGGCACCGCCTGACGGGCCGGGCTCCCCAGCTGGCACGTGTCCCCTTATCGAG ACGCTACCCACGGCTGAAGaagtccctgctgctgctgctgctcctcctgctcctcgcGGCGGCCGCCTACG GAGCTTGGTACTTCTACCCCTACGGCCTGTCGACGCACAGCTTCCCCGCCTTCCCCTGGTGGGGGGCTGGAcggctctcctcctcctcctccccctcctttgGGGAACGGGACGTCACCGCTCTGGACCAG gggctgcggggggagcaGCGGCTCCTGGCCCGCTTCCAGGCCCTGGAGAAGCGTTTCGAGGCGCTGGAGGCCGAGGTGTCGAGGTGGGAGCTGCGAcgaggagcggcggcggcggggagcgagCCGCCCCCGGGGGAcatcctggggctgctggaggggctgctgaGCCGCCGCGAGGCGGGGATGAAGGAGCAGCTCCGCGGGGACGTGGCCGGGCAGCTCCAG GGGGAGCTGGACGCCCTGCGAGCCCAGGTGCAGAGGGACGTGGACGGGCGGCTGGAAAGGATGGCGCGCGCCTCGCAG GAGATGGAGGCCCGCTTGCTGGAGCTGAATTCGGGCTGGCAGAG CTCGGTGCGCGAGGACCTGCGAGGAGGCTTCCAGCAGGCCCTGGgcgagctggagcaggaggtggcGGGGCTGCGCagggagctggcggggctcaaGGCGGACCAGGAGGCGATGGGCAAGCACGtggaggggctgctggagcagctcaaGGCGCTGCGGGCTGAC GTGGAGGCGCAGATGCCGGCGTGGATCGGCCGGGTCCTGTCGCAGCCCCGGCGGGACGGCGCGGCCGCCCTCGTCCTCCAGCGGGAGGActtgcaggaggagctgcaggcccTGGAGAACAAGATCCTGGCCAAAATGCAGGAGGAGCGCAGGCTGTCGGCACGGGAGGCCTCGGCCGGCATCGGCGTGGCCCTGAGGCcagggggtgccgggggggtgACGGAGGAG caagTGCACCTCATCGTGGACCAGGCGCTGAAGCGCTACAGCGAGGACCGCGTGGGGATGGTCGATTACGCCCTGGAGTCGGCGG GGGCCAGCGTGATCAACACCCGCTGCTCCGAAACCTACGAGACGAAGACGGCGCTGCTCAGCTTGTTCGGGATCCCCCTGTGGTACCAGTCGCAGTCCCCGCGGGTCATCCTGCAG CCAGACGTCAACCCCGGGAACTGCTGGGCCTTCCGTGGCTCCCAGGGCTTCGCCGTCATCCGGCTCTCCAGCCCCATCCGCCCCACGGCCGTCACGCTGGAGCACATCCCCAGAGCCCTCTCACCCCAGGGGATCATCCCCAGCGCCCCCAAGGACTTCAGCATCTAC GGTTTGAAGGAGGAGCGCGATGAGGAGGGCCTCCTCCTGGGGCGCTTCACCTACGACCAGGACGGCAACCCCATCCAAACCTTCCTCCTGGAG GGTGACGCCGTGGGCACCTTCCAGCTGGTGGAGCTGCGGGTGCTGAGCAACTGGGGCCACCCCGAGTACACCTGCATCTACCGCTTCCGCGTGCACGGGGAGCCGGCGCACTGA
- the SUN2 gene encoding SUN domain-containing protein 2 isoform X2, protein MSRRSQRLVTSRYYPGDEDAASSSSSLLGGHQTPFKETTGRTVRRKSSSTKRLSPAPSTQTSYYSESMMSESYLGGSRGLAALGTSGLDDPLDRSIYWGGEFSTRRRRGTGDTESSKINGLLESKTYDTYASSSGYSSEDDYAGHFYSSQSGAGSGLRSAASRVGSFLWQVLTSPVRFVGWLFSCVGAAWHRLTGRAPQLARVPLSRRYPRLKKSLLLLLLLLLLAAAAYGAWYFYPYGLSTHSFPAFPWWGAGRLSSSSSPSFGERDVTALDQGLRGEQRLLARFQALEKRFEALEAEVSRWELRRGAAAAGSEPPPGDILGLLEGLLSRREAGMKEQLRGDVAGQLQGELDALRAQVQRDVDGRLERMARASQEMEARLLELNSGWQSSVREDLRGGFQQALGELEQEVAGLRRELAGLKADQEAMGKHVEGLLEQLKALRADVEAQMPAWIGRVLSQPRRDGAAALVLQREDLQEELQALENKILAKMQEERRLSAREASAGIGVALRPGGAGGVTEEQVHLIVDQALKRYSEDRVGMVDYALESAGASVINTRCSETYETKTALLSLFGIPLWYQSQSPRVILQPDVNPGNCWAFRGSQGFAVIRLSSPIRPTAVTLEHIPRALSPQGIIPSAPKDFSIYGLKEERDEEGLLLGRFTYDQDGNPIQTFLLEGDAVGTFQLVELRVLSNWGHPEYTCIYRFRVHGEPAH, encoded by the exons ATGTCGCGCCGCAGCCAGCGCCTCGTCACCTCGCGCTACTACCCGGGGGACGAGGAtgccgccagcagcagcagctccctgctgggggGCCACCAGACGCCCTTCAAGGAGACCACCGGCAG GACGGTGCGGAGGAAATCGAGCAGCACCAAGCGGTTGTCCCCGGCCCCGAGCACCCAGACCTCTTACTACAGCGAGTCCATGATGAGCGAGTCCTACCtggggggcagccgggggctgGCCGCCCTGGGCACCTCCGGGCTGGACGATCCCCTGGACAGGAGCATTTATTGGG GTGGGGAGTTCTCCAcgaggaggagaagaggcacGGGGGACACGGAGTCCAGTAAGATCAACGGGCTGCTGGAGAGCAAGACCTACGACACCTACGCCTCCTCGTCCGGGTACTCCTCGGAGGACGACTACGCCG GTCACTTTTACTCCAGCCAGAGCGGCGCCGGCTCGGGGCTGAGGTCCGCAGCCTCCAGGGTGGGCTCCTTCCTCTGGCAGGTGCTGACCTCGCCGG TCCGCTTTGTAGGGTGGCTCTTCTCCTGCGTGGGTGCCGCCTGGCACCGCCTGACGGGCCGGGCTCCCCAGCTGGCACGTGTCCCCTTATCGAG ACGCTACCCACGGCTGAAGaagtccctgctgctgctgctgctcctcctgctcctcgcGGCGGCCGCCTACG GAGCTTGGTACTTCTACCCCTACGGCCTGTCGACGCACAGCTTCCCCGCCTTCCCCTGGTGGGGGGCTGGAcggctctcctcctcctcctccccctcctttgGGGAACGGGACGTCACCGCTCTGGACCAG gggctgcggggggagcaGCGGCTCCTGGCCCGCTTCCAGGCCCTGGAGAAGCGTTTCGAGGCGCTGGAGGCCGAGGTGTCGAGGTGGGAGCTGCGAcgaggagcggcggcggcggggagcgagCCGCCCCCGGGGGAcatcctggggctgctggaggggctgctgaGCCGCCGCGAGGCGGGGATGAAGGAGCAGCTCCGCGGGGACGTGGCCGGGCAGCTCCAG GGGGAGCTGGACGCCCTGCGAGCCCAGGTGCAGAGGGACGTGGACGGGCGGCTGGAAAGGATGGCGCGCGCCTCGCAG GAGATGGAGGCCCGCTTGCTGGAGCTGAATTCGGGCTGGCAGAG CTCGGTGCGCGAGGACCTGCGAGGAGGCTTCCAGCAGGCCCTGGgcgagctggagcaggaggtggcGGGGCTGCGCagggagctggcggggctcaaGGCGGACCAGGAGGCGATGGGCAAGCACGtggaggggctgctggagcagctcaaGGCGCTGCGGGCTGAC GTGGAGGCGCAGATGCCGGCGTGGATCGGCCGGGTCCTGTCGCAGCCCCGGCGGGACGGCGCGGCCGCCCTCGTCCTCCAGCGGGAGGActtgcaggaggagctgcaggcccTGGAGAACAAGATCCTGGCCAAAATGCAGGAGGAGCGCAGGCTGTCGGCACGGGAGGCCTCGGCCGGCATCGGCGTGGCCCTGAGGCcagggggtgccgggggggtgACGGAGGAG caagTGCACCTCATCGTGGACCAGGCGCTGAAGCGCTACAGCGAGGACCGCGTGGGGATGGTCGATTACGCCCTGGAGTCGGCGG GGGCCAGCGTGATCAACACCCGCTGCTCCGAAACCTACGAGACGAAGACGGCGCTGCTCAGCTTGTTCGGGATCCCCCTGTGGTACCAGTCGCAGTCCCCGCGGGTCATCCTGCAG CCAGACGTCAACCCCGGGAACTGCTGGGCCTTCCGTGGCTCCCAGGGCTTCGCCGTCATCCGGCTCTCCAGCCCCATCCGCCCCACGGCCGTCACGCTGGAGCACATCCCCAGAGCCCTCTCACCCCAGGGGATCATCCCCAGCGCCCCCAAGGACTTCAGCATCTAC GGTTTGAAGGAGGAGCGCGATGAGGAGGGCCTCCTCCTGGGGCGCTTCACCTACGACCAGGACGGCAACCCCATCCAAACCTTCCTCCTGGAG GGTGACGCCGTGGGCACCTTCCAGCTGGTGGAGCTGCGGGTGCTGAGCAACTGGGGCCACCCCGAGTACACCTGCATCTACCGCTTCCGCGTGCACGGGGAGCCGGCGCACTGA